ttgctctttctttgcagctctttaagatgcatcattatgttgtttatttgaagtttttaccTGTTTTGTTGTAGGCACTTATGGCTATAAACCTCTTtctgagtactgcttttgctgtatcccatcggttttggtatgttgtgtttccatcgtcatttgtttcaataaattttttaatttccttcttagcttcttcattgacccattatTCATTCAGGATCAGAttattcagtttccttttttttttccacaagcaAAGTATATACTGTTTATTAAAACAAAGCAAGGGAAACAAAAGGCTTCAAAATCCTTTCCATGTAACGTAGCTttagtcaaaaaaacaaaatatacgaATGCCAGGAATATGTACAGGTAGAAAAAGTATGCATTCACCAAGCGAAATGCAacattaattgaaatgaaaactaaagaaaCGCTTTGTAGTCGCTTGGATTTCCCTAGGGGACAGCAAGTTAATGCTTATCAGTAGTCCTCAGAAGAGACAATTTTGATTAATATCAGACCCATCTGACTCAGTCTATTAAACCCTGAAGGAAGGATACTCTTCAGATATAAAAGAGATGCCTTTGATTAATAATTCTACCCTATTGCCATTCCAAGCATTAACAACTATGTAGCACCTCTAGAAAGAGAGAGCCTTTGAATTCTAGGAAGACACAGTTACTAAAATACCCAGGTGCCCACAAACGCTTCTCAGCTCTCCCTGCTGAGAAGAACCCAAGTTGTGAGGTTGGGGGGTCACTGCTGGAGCAGGAAAAACCTTGTTACATAATTTACTTCATGGTCTGCAGTTAGGGTCAGTGACTTATGACATAATTCCTGCTTGATGATAATGAAATTTACAAAAGCCTGAAGGCAGAGGGAGTGACTGGTCTTACACTAACCACTGGCTAACTCCGTAGGCCTGACACGGTCTACACCACAGCCACCCGCACATATTTTCCTTTGCCTACTGATGGGTTCTGAGATGTACACAAGAGAGGAAATTGCTTAGTCCACCATAGAGAGCTTCTGTGCTGAGTAGCCAACATGGGATCGTCACACAGAGGTGGGAGGAAATCGATTCTATTCTGGCTCTTTATTTGCAAACTTCTGCCCAATCGGCACTGCTCTCCTCACATCGACGCGCTTCTCCTGATGCTCAGGACCAGCCTTCGGCCGTACTCTCTGTAGTCCACCGACTTCACGTCCATCACAGTGGCCTTAATTCGAGACTCTTCGTTGTAGGTCTCTACTTTGACCCTGACTCTGAATATGAAAGATCGGAAGTTGGCATTCTGGAAAACTTCTTCAAATGCCTGTTCATTCTTATCTTTTAAATCCCCAAGATAAGCAGCATTTTGTCCAAGGATAGCTTCAGCAGACTCCTGGAAACAAGTCACCCACTGATTCTCTTGAAAATCTGCAATATTTACTGACAGGATCATGTGGTACTTGAAATTGGGAAATTCGGTGTCGCACTTCTCACAGCGGTACAATCCGTTCTGTTGATCAATCACTTTCTTATTGCAGTCCTGAGTCGGGCAGGCTTGGTACATGCAGTTCTCTTTGCGAGGATACACCACTGTGGCCACAGAACTGAAGTAGTCCGGCTTGTTGCTTTGGCCCAGGTTCTCGAATTTGACCTCGTACAAGGTTTTCCAGTTGGTGTTGCCCCCTCCAACACTGCCGCTCTTTAGATCAGAGATGGAAACACCGTCTAAGGCTTGTCCTTCTGCGTCAAACCAACCACGAAGCTTATAGGCCTCCGGGATGTCAGGATTCGCAATGATAGTGCTTGAAGACAGCACGGAGAGGCTCCGTCCACCGAAATCAGAGACTCTGGCTCCTTTGATAGCCAATATGGGCTGCCTAGAACCATCAAATTTATCAGCATCTTCCCCCCACAGCGTAGCAGTCACCACCTTCCCGGATGTGTCCATTAAGTAGATATTCCTCTTCGCAACCTCTCTGTTGTTAGACCTCACTGTGATTTTAGTGGCATCTTCGTAGCTCTTGCAGATCCCCATGATTTCTACAAGTGAGTCTTTCATCTTGTTCTCGAGGTCATCAATCCCCGTGAGATCAAACTGAACCGTAGGTAAATGATGGCCGTCTTCACAGGGCATGACGGAAGTCTCGTTATTGAAGGTCATCTCGAAGTCATTTTTAACAGCTGTGAACTGTTTGTTAGCAATCTTCAGGGTGCCTTTTGGGAAATAATACACCTTGTTCACTTCAATAAGGGGAAAGAACTTGTCCACTTGCTCGTTGAAAGCTGTAGCTCTGATTTCACCACTTTCATCAACCAGTTCCAGAGAGAAACGCTTCCCTTCCCCTCGGGAGTTGCTCCAGGTACAGATCTGACTTTTGTTGGTAACATGAGCACAAATAGTCCACTTGAACTGGTAAGGAGTGAGGCTGGCAATGGGCACCACTTTGGACTGTGTTCCCCCAGAAGTGTTTGACAGGCTGGGACCTCCAGCTTTTCCAAATGTCTTTGAAGCACCATAAGCCTTAGAAACAGTGGAACCCGCTCCGGAGCTTCCGTGCTATTGCTGGGGCTTGCTGCTTGCCACTGGGCTGCCTGCTGACACTGGAGGAGCTGCTTGTGGCTGCCCGTGTCCTTCATTATAGGGCACTGGATTGCCAATCTTTACTCCAACTACTTCAGCTGACTTCAAAACTTCTAATTCCATCAAAATAACTACTCTCCTTCCGTCTTTCAAAGTGTTCATGATAAATCAGTTAATCTGGCAAACACAGTTGCTGGACAGTTGTTCTTGCTCCACAAGGGGGTTCAACTGTGTTGCCAACATGAAAGAGGATAGAGTTCAATCCATCACTCACAAGCAGTCGATAACATGGAGGACTATTCCCCATAGTAATGGGAGGGATGTTGATGACTTGGAGGATGGGCTTTATGGATGTATCCCCCTGCTGCATGATGGTCGCAATGGCTCCCTCGCTCAGTTGCCCGACCATGGCTCTGCCACCCCGACTCCCGCACGGACCCCACAACAGCTCGAGCTTCCCCTAttcagttttcatgtatttgtatagtttccaaaattcctcttgttactaatttctagttttatgccACTGTGGTCTGACAAGATCCATGATATTatttcaggtgtttttttttttttttaatgctttgagacctaacatatggtcttgtccttgagaatgatccatgtgctggggaaaagaatgtgtattctgtggccgttggatgaaatgttctgtaaatatctattagatctatgtgtctgtagtgcagattaactctgttttttttttttttgtttgtttgtttttgttgttattgttgttgttgagtttctGTTTGGCAGATCTGTCCAATACTGAATGTGGGGTGCTGAAGTCTCcatctattattttattggggcctatctctctctctagctctaattgcatttgttttatatatctgggtgctcaaGTGTtgcgtgcatatatatttaaaattgttaatatcctcttgatgaattgacccctttattattatatagtgaccttttAGTCTCTTctcaaagtttttgttttgaaatctattttttcttattctttttgtatcttttaagttCAGACATACATGTGGTGCAGGTTTGTCATGCAAgtgaacttgtgtcatgggggtttgttgtacaggttattttgtcacccaggtattaagcctggtactcatgagctatttttcctgatcctctccctcctcccatcctccagtctttggtaggccccagtgtctgttgttctcctctgtgtgttgattttttctcatttttagctcccacttataagtgagaacatacagtatttagttttctgttcatGCTTTGCTTTGCTAagtataatgacctccagctccatccttaTTCCAGCAACAGAGATAGTgtcattcgtttttatggctgcatactattccgtggtatatatgtactacattttctttatccagtctaccattgatgggctttttggttgattccatgtctttggtattgtgaatagtgctgcagtgaacatatgtgtgcatgtgtctttataacagaacagTTTATATCCCTTTGactgtatacccagtaatgggattgcttggatcgaatggtagttctgtttttaggttgCTGGGGAATGAGCACACTgtttcccacaatggttgaactaatgtacacttccaccaacagtgattaagtgtttctttttctccacaacatcaccagcacctgttattttttaaattttattttattttttactttttaataatagccattctgattggtgggagatgatatatcattgtggCTTGaattgcacttctctaatgatcagtggctTTGAACTttatttcatatgcttgttggccgcatgcatgtcttttttaaaatgtgtttgttccTGTCCTTGGGCCACTTTTTAGtggtattattttttgttttgttttgttttctgagatagagtctcagtctgttgcccaggctggagtgcagttgcatggtctccactcactgcaacctctgcctccctgtttgaagtgattctcctgcctcagccacactagtagctgggattacaggcatgcaccaccatgccaagctaattttgtattttgttgatttaaagtctgttttatcagagactgggatttcaaaccctgcttttttttgctttcaattttcttggtcaatattcctccatccctttattttgagcctgtgtgtcctttgcacgtgagatgggtcttctgtaTGTatcacaccgatgggtcttgacatTTTATCCAATGTGCCAGTCTccacatttaagattaatattgttatgtgtgaatttgatcctgtcatcatgatgctagctggttactttgcacattagttgatgcagtgtcttcacttcatagtgtcattgtctttatatttctgtttgtttttcagtggctggtactggattttccttttcatatttagtgcttccttcaggagctcttgtaaggcaggcctgacgGTGACAaactccctcagcatttgctgtcctggaaaggattttgtttctccttcccttatgaagcttagttttgctgggtatgaaattccgggttgaaattcttttctttatgaatgttgaatatcggcccccactctcttctggcttgtagggtttctgtagagagatccgctgttagtctgatgggctctCCTtcgtaggtaacctgacctttctctgtggctgcccttaacatttttccttttgtttcaaccttgaagaatctgatgattGTTGTCTTCAGGTTGCTCTTCCCAAGGAGCAACAGagtagtgttctctgtatttcgtgaatttgaatgttgtcctgtcttgctagattggggaagttctcctggttaATATCCTAGGTCTCTGGGAAATCAGCACACTGTTtcccacgatggttgaactaatttacacttccaccaacagtgaataagtgtttctttttctctacaatgtcaccagcatctgctattttatttttttactttttaataatagccattctgcctggtgtgagatgatatctcattgtggtttgaattgTATTTCTCCAATGGTCAGTGACTTTGAGCTTTATTTCATATGCTGTGGCCTCATGCATGTCTTCCTTTgaatgtgtctgttcatgtccttggcccactttttactggtatgggttgttttgttttgtttattgagacgcagtctcggtctgttgcccaggctggagagcagtagcacgatctccactcactgcaacctccacttcctgggttcaagctattctgcagcctcagccacgctattatctgggattacaggcgtgcatcacctctcccagctaatgtttgtattttatggtagagccagggtttttcatgtttgccaggctggtctcaaaatcctagcttccagtgatctgcccatcttggccttcgaaagtgctgggattagaagtgtgaggCACCGCACGTGgcgtgtctttttattttttgtttttgttttttgtaaatttctttaagttctttatagattgtGGATACGAGACCTTAgatagatgcatagtttgtaaatagtttctcccattctctgtgtTGTGTGTTGTCTCTGTGGATcgttgttttttgttctgttttgttttgtttttttgctgtgcaggagctctttagtttcattacaTTCCATTTGGCAATgtttacttttgttgcaattgcttttggcatcttcattatgaaatctttgctctTTCCTACGTCCAGGATGAGAATGCCTgggtcttccaggatttttatgaatttgggttttacatttagtttCTGAATCCACCTTtagttaatttttcttaataagagGTGGTCCTGTTTCAATCTTTTACAtatagcaccatttattggataGAGAGTCCTGTctacattgcttgtttttgtcaactttgttgaagatcagatggtaaTAGGCGTGAGGTgtgaagcattatttctgggctgtgtattctatttcattggtctttGTGACTGTTTTGGTATTGATACCATGCCGTTTCGTTTACAATGGCCTTGTATTATACTCTGAAGTCAAGTAATATGATGCTttggcttcattctttttctttaggattgccttggctatttgggctcctttttggctccatatgaattttaaagtagtttgtttttttctaattccgtgaGGAATGTcgttggtagtttaataggaatatcACTGAATGTATGAATTGCTTTGGTCAGATtggccattttgacaatattcttcctgttcatgagcatggaatgtttttccgttagtttgtgtcatctctgatttctttgagcagtgttttgtagttctcatagTAGAGATGGTTctcctccttggttagctgtattcctaggtattttattctttctgtggcaattgtgaatgggattgtgtttctgatttggctctGAGCTTCAAGGTAGTTGGTGTAGAGAAACGCTCctgtttttgtacattaattttgtatcttgaagcTTTCCTGAAGTTGTTTATAAGATCAAGCAGATTTTGGGCAGAGAGTCTGGGATTTTCTAGGTATGGAATCATATTGGTTGCAAACAGAGATTGTTTGACTTGTGTGAAAAACACAGTGGAGTAAAAGCAAACACGTGGCAGCAatggaatggaaaaataaaaatacccatgaataaatttaatttgaatATGAAGAAGTAATATGAAGCAAATAACACAGTCATTGTGTGGGATATGTTAAAAGACTTGAGGAATTGAGGagtggcttttttttgtttgtttattgagagaTTCTAAAATAGAAAGATGGCTATTGTCCCAGAGTTAACATGTGATATAAAAATGGTAACTAGTATCTCAACAGGAATATTTTAGCACCTGATCAAATGATTCTGCAGTTCATCTGAAAGACCAACGTGTCAGAATTGATAGAAAAGGAGAAATCAGTGAGGGAGGGCAAGCATTACTTCACATTTTAAATACCATTAAGCTACAGCAATTAAAATACTGCAGTAGTGGTACAGGTATAAACAACTcaatggaagaaaattaaaagaagagaGTTACATACAAAATTGAGTGGGGATGTAGGTGATGATAAAAGAGCCATTTCAAAACAGTGGGTGAAACAGGGATTCAACAACTAAGGTTGAGTTCCTACCACTTTAATGTTGTCCAGCTGGATCAATGATTTTGAACGTACAATAATGCAACCAAAAACTATGAATGTCTTATCGTATTGGAGTGGATAACACCACTGCAAGCATGACAGCAAACTCGTGAAGGAGGCAAGAAAATGATTTCTGGAAGCGTATATAAAAcaggtataaaaatatttaagatttatttctGTGATGGTGAATTTTTCTGAAACACATTATTAGAGTAAGCTGGGGCTCATATTCTCCAAAGCCactggaagggaaagaaaggttgggcgggagaaaaagaaaagtgctttCCAAGTTCATTTTCGATTTCAGGAGCACTGGTGGTTTAGGTTCtccacagaggcaggagaacttcAGTCACAAAAACTTCAGTCACCAGGCGAATGCCCCCCTCAGTGCGCATGCTGCACAGACCTGTTGCTGCGCATGTCTGTTGCTGCGCATGTCTGTTGTTGCGCATGCGCCTTGCTCCCCACCTTCTGTCCACGCAGATTTCTGCAGGCAGAGGTTGTGTCTTCATTCTTTCCGCCATCTTGATTCTTTCTCACTGATTGAGACGCAGCCGGTAGGTCCACAGACCGGTCTTCCTGGGAAATTAGTTGTGACTGAATGTGTGGAGGAGCCAGCTGGCTTTGGACAGGTCCTGCAGCACAGTCCGTGGCTTCTGAGGGAAAAGGGCCTCGTCCGGCTCCACCCAGGTCGCAATGCCACCATGGGACTCGTTATTGTGGCTGGGCTGGGACGAGGGAGGAAGGTGGGCCGCAGAGGGGAGGGATCCCTTGAAGATGGGGCGAGTGCTGCGGGTGCTGTTAGAGGTGTCTGAGTCCCGGAAACTCCTGGAACCCTCTGAGACAGGACAGTTTCTAGACTCCTAGGTAGGGGCGCGGAAATGGACAGCGTGTTCGGTAAGGAAGGGGCCTGGGAACTGGGAACGCTGTGGGCTGGTGACTGCGGCCCTGAGTTCTGTAGAGTGCCTGGCAGAGGTGTCCCGTGAGGAGCATAACTTTCACTCTGTTTCACAATTTCTCACCTCCGCTGTGAACGTCATGGGAAGGAATGGGTGAGGCTGTGCTTTCCAGCAAGACTCGATTTTGGGAAGGGTGTGGGGGTGAAATGGGCCTAGCAAATCAGAGTGAGACGAAAGCAGTAGTCATTTCAGTTTCAATTCTCTGCCCATTTTTTCCTAAATGTCTTCATGATGGAGAGTCTGATTGTGAAACCAAAACTCAGGAATGTCTTCTGTCTTTTGCTATGGCGTTAAGGTGATTTCTGTGCCTCTTCAACTGTGATACAAACAAATCTGTCCTTAGTTTGATTGGAAAGCATGAGTACTTATCATTGCTCTGTGAATTAGTttgaaaatagtttcaaaattaagataaattcaaaattttaaaagtacaaatcaCCATTTTGCCATGGAATGTTCATATATGTAGCTACGTTCTTACACACTTTTTCCAAATAACAATATTCTGTTTTCAGTGGGAAATATGAGTGAGCATGTAAGAACAAGATCCCAATCCTCAGAAAGAGGAAATGAACAAGAGTCTTCCCAGCCGGTTGAATCTGTGATTGTGAGTCCTTTAACATTTGATGTTTTCTATTAGcacaatttattttacaaaatataattgaGCTAGTGTGCATGCACTGGTCCAGGGGTTCCTTGCTGATAAAAAATGATGATGACATCTCATGAAGGAAACTTTGGTTCAGAAATATTATATTCTGGTGTTACCTGTATGGATAtggatatttctctctctctctctctctctctctctctctctctctctgtttatatatatatgtctgttgGAAGAATA
This portion of the Macaca thibetana thibetana isolate TM-01 chromosome X, ASM2454274v1, whole genome shotgun sequence genome encodes:
- the LOC126946522 gene encoding LOW QUALITY PROTEIN: replication protein A 70 kDa DNA-binding subunit-like (The sequence of the model RefSeq protein was modified relative to this genomic sequence to represent the inferred CDS: inserted 2 bases in 1 codon; substituted 2 bases at 2 genomic stop codons): MVGQLSEGAIATIMQQGDTSIKPILQVINIPPITMGNSPPCYRLLVSDGLNXLSSFMLATQLNPLVEQEQLSSNCVCQINXFIMNTLKDGRRVVILMELEVLKSAEVVGVKIGNPVPYNEGHGQPQAAPPVSAGSPVASSKPQQXHGSSGAGSTVSKAYGASKTFGKAGGPSLSNTSGGTQSKVVPIASLTPYQFKWTICAHVTNKSQICTWSNSRGEGKRFSLELVDESGEIRATAFNEQVDKFFPLIEVNKVYYFPKGTLKIANKQFTAVKNDFEMTFNNETSVMPCEDGHHLPTVQFDLTGIDDLENKMKDSLVEIMGICKSYEDATKITVRSNNREVAKRNIYLMDTSGKVVTATLWGEDADKFDGSRQPILAIKGARVSDFGGRSLSVLSSSTIIANPDIPEAYKLRGWFDAEGQALDGVSISDLKSGSVGGGNTNWKTLYEVKFENLGQSNKPDYFSSVATVVYPRKENCMYQACPTQDCNKKVIDQQNGLYRCEKCDTEFPNFKYHMILSVNIADFQENQWVTCFQESAEAILGQNAAYLGDLKDKNEQAFEEVFQNANFRSFIFRVRVKVETYNEESRIKATVMDVKSVDYREYGRRLVLSIRRSASM